From Paenibacillus sp. PK3_47, the proteins below share one genomic window:
- a CDS encoding VWA domain-containing protein produces MKRPVYPFAAIVGKDSAKTALLMHAVHPGLGGVLVSGTSGTAKTALIRGLAELMPDQRLVEVPLGITEDRLLGAIDISKMTISGSKRLQKGLLVKANENLLHADNINLLPSMLIHSIIESAKTGRLYIEREGVSFLLPTRFRLLASMNPEEGKLQEGCLDWFGLYIGVDNENGLSERKEIIRRQLAYEQDPRRFAASFSEQTEQLRQRIRTAQLLLSKVQPTVQIFELASYVAEEAGCEGHRAEYYLIQCARALAAWADRTEIRNEDIRQAAEWVLPHRMKTFSESSKQREQDRNREEPQSNESRDDREASGEPKQQSVSANESSEASEADSGTVDNSSALQNSKKGPSAKRNAETLLPESVQSIGRTFAARAIEFREKKKLVRSGPGKRNLTRSGTKQGRYVRFITPKGKITDLALDATLRAAAPYQHIRKNNGMSVVIESGDLRQKVRDNRTGTTMQFVVDASGSMAARKRMEAVKGAILSMLLDAYQKRDRIGMVAFRRGKADVVLQLTRSVDLAAQQLSVLPTGGKTPLTLGIMRGWEVLDAARRKDKELIPVMIVITDGKANEGVKTGQSVQQIMDECLRTGRAFRESGIHALVLDTEQGYIRLGYAAKLANAMGAAYYKLEELDEKAVVAAVRQMIK; encoded by the coding sequence ATGAAGCGACCGGTGTACCCCTTTGCAGCGATTGTGGGAAAGGATTCTGCTAAAACTGCGCTCCTCATGCATGCTGTTCATCCGGGACTCGGGGGGGTGCTCGTGTCCGGAACTAGCGGTACTGCAAAAACAGCGCTGATTCGCGGCCTGGCAGAGTTGATGCCCGATCAGCGGTTGGTTGAGGTTCCGCTAGGCATAACCGAAGATCGTTTACTAGGTGCCATTGATATAAGCAAGATGACTATTTCAGGCAGCAAACGACTGCAGAAAGGATTGCTTGTAAAGGCGAACGAAAACCTTCTTCATGCTGATAACATTAATCTTCTTCCTTCCATGTTAATACATTCCATTATTGAAAGCGCCAAAACTGGCCGTTTGTATATAGAACGAGAAGGAGTTTCGTTTCTTCTCCCCACCCGTTTTCGCCTTTTGGCTTCAATGAATCCTGAGGAAGGCAAGCTCCAGGAAGGCTGCCTTGACTGGTTTGGACTCTATATAGGTGTAGACAATGAGAACGGTCTTTCGGAACGAAAAGAAATCATCCGCCGGCAATTGGCCTATGAACAGGACCCACGGCGGTTTGCAGCTTCGTTCAGTGAGCAAACGGAGCAGCTTCGACAGCGTATCCGGACAGCCCAGCTGCTTTTATCAAAGGTTCAGCCTACAGTACAAATTTTTGAACTGGCTTCATATGTGGCTGAAGAGGCTGGTTGTGAAGGGCATCGTGCCGAGTATTATCTTATTCAGTGTGCACGAGCTTTGGCAGCTTGGGCTGACCGGACAGAAATAAGGAATGAGGATATAAGACAGGCCGCAGAATGGGTACTGCCGCATCGCATGAAGACCTTCTCCGAGAGCAGTAAACAAAGGGAGCAGGACAGGAACCGTGAAGAACCTCAGTCTAATGAAAGTCGGGATGATAGGGAAGCGAGTGGAGAACCGAAACAACAGTCCGTATCCGCAAATGAATCGTCAGAAGCCAGCGAGGCCGATTCTGGTACGGTAGATAACAGCTCAGCCTTGCAGAATTCTAAAAAAGGGCCGTCTGCTAAGCGAAACGCTGAAACCCTGCTGCCGGAATCGGTACAATCCATAGGAAGAACTTTTGCTGCGCGTGCTATAGAATTCCGCGAGAAAAAAAAGCTAGTGAGAAGCGGACCGGGAAAACGTAATTTAACACGCTCCGGAACAAAACAAGGCAGATATGTAAGGTTTATAACCCCTAAGGGAAAAATCACAGACCTCGCGTTGGATGCAACACTCCGTGCGGCAGCTCCTTATCAACATATCCGGAAAAACAACGGGATGTCAGTAGTCATTGAATCCGGTGACCTTCGTCAAAAGGTAAGAGACAATCGCACCGGAACCACGATGCAGTTTGTCGTAGATGCAAGCGGCTCTATGGCTGCACGAAAGCGGATGGAGGCAGTTAAGGGAGCGATTTTATCCATGCTCCTGGATGCTTATCAAAAGCGAGACCGGATCGGAATGGTAGCCTTCCGCAGGGGAAAGGCGGATGTGGTACTTCAGCTAACCCGGAGTGTTGATCTAGCTGCTCAACAGCTCAGCGTGCTGCCTACAGGAGGAAAAACGCCTCTAACACTTGGAATTATGCGCGGCTGGGAGGTTCTTGATGCAGCCAGACGCAAGGATAAAGAACTGATACCCGTTATGATTGTTATAACGGATGGTAAGGCCAATGAAGGGGTGAAGACTGGACAATCCGTTCAGCAGATTATGGATGAGTGCCTAAGGACAGGAAGAGCTTTCCGGGAATCAGGCATACATGCACTTGTTCTTGATACAGAGCAGGGATACATTCGTTTAGGATACGCTGCAAAGCTGGCCAATGCAATGGGCGCAGCTTATTACAAGCTGGAAGAGCTCGATGAAAAGGCAGTTGTTGCTGCGGTAAGACAGATGATTAAATAA
- the rpmG gene encoding 50S ribosomal protein L33, with protein MRVVVTLACTETGDRNYTTTKNKRNHPERLEMKKYSPRLKRMTLHRETR; from the coding sequence GTGAGAGTTGTTGTTACATTAGCTTGTACAGAAACAGGCGACCGCAACTATACCACTACCAAAAACAAGAGAAACCATCCGGAACGTCTAGAAATGAAAAAATATTCACCACGCCTGAAGCGAATGACTTTGCACCGCGAAACCCGGTGA
- a CDS encoding ABC transporter ATP-binding protein: MNALKVQNLSLKYSGGRMIVDQLSQTFEEGKVYSIIGPNGCGKSTLLKALARQLKPVWGDLWLKGKAMNRMSPKEVAQYLSYLAQSQEPVDLKVRSLVRYGRTPHHSIMKQALPEDEKIIEWALQATSLERLADRNVTSLSGGERQRAWIAMSLAQQPKFMLLDEPTTYLDVSHQMEVLELSRNLNKQYGMTIIMVLHDMNHACQFSDEVIVMKEGKIYAQGRPESVMTTDLMKEVFGVKAVINKDEETGNPVCWVKGRYKPLK; this comes from the coding sequence ATGAATGCATTAAAGGTACAGAATCTGTCTCTTAAATATTCAGGTGGAAGAATGATTGTGGACCAGCTCTCGCAGACGTTTGAAGAAGGAAAGGTATACAGCATCATTGGTCCGAATGGCTGTGGTAAAAGTACATTGCTGAAAGCATTGGCAAGACAGCTGAAGCCTGTCTGGGGAGATCTATGGCTAAAGGGTAAAGCGATGAATCGAATGTCTCCCAAAGAGGTTGCCCAGTATCTTTCATACCTGGCACAATCACAGGAACCTGTTGACTTAAAAGTGAGAAGTCTTGTCCGTTATGGGAGGACGCCACATCACTCGATCATGAAGCAGGCTCTCCCAGAGGACGAAAAGATTATTGAATGGGCGCTGCAAGCAACCTCGCTAGAACGATTGGCTGATCGGAATGTTACGTCTTTAAGCGGAGGGGAAAGACAGCGGGCATGGATTGCCATGTCTCTTGCACAACAGCCGAAGTTTATGCTGCTGGATGAGCCTACTACGTATCTGGATGTCAGCCATCAGATGGAGGTCTTGGAGCTTTCGCGGAACTTGAACAAGCAGTATGGAATGACGATTATTATGGTACTGCATGATATGAATCATGCTTGCCAGTTCTCGGATGAAGTCATTGTTATGAAAGAAGGAAAGATTTATGCCCAGGGGCGGCCGGAAAGCGTAATGACGACTGATTTAATGAAAGAAGTGTTTGGTGTCAAGGCCGTGATTAACAAAGATGAAGAAACAGGAAATCCGGTTTGCTGGGTTAAAGGCAGGTATAAACCATTAAAATAA
- a CDS encoding AAA family ATPase, whose translation MTALEHEYPFSAIMGQESMKTALLLNMINPRLGGVLIRGEKGTAKSTAVRAVAGLLEDMKVVNLPVSATEDRVVGTLDIQHAIQSGEKRFEPGLLAQADKQILYVDEINLLDDHIVDVLLDAAASGINTVEREGISHSHAARFILIGTMNPEEGDLRPQLLDRFALSVEVKGEKEISQRVEVVRRRMDYEADPYQFIQRFRLEQDSLTRQIRQARERLPKLEVSDDIIQKAAEIALALQVDGHRSDITMIKTAVTLAAYNNNDKVELSDLYYAAMLAMPHRLKRIPFGELEDSTDKIHSVLHSLGLASL comes from the coding sequence ATGACAGCTTTGGAACATGAATACCCTTTCTCGGCAATTATGGGTCAGGAATCCATGAAGACTGCCCTGCTGCTTAACATGATTAATCCACGACTTGGCGGGGTGCTAATTCGGGGGGAAAAGGGAACCGCTAAATCAACAGCGGTCCGGGCAGTAGCCGGCTTATTGGAGGATATGAAAGTCGTTAATTTACCGGTCAGTGCGACAGAAGACCGTGTTGTAGGAACGCTTGATATTCAGCATGCCATTCAATCGGGGGAAAAGAGGTTTGAACCAGGTCTGCTCGCCCAGGCTGACAAGCAGATTCTTTATGTCGATGAAATCAATTTACTGGACGATCATATTGTGGACGTGTTGCTGGATGCGGCTGCATCCGGTATAAACACGGTGGAGCGTGAAGGCATCTCGCATTCACATGCTGCGCGGTTTATTCTGATCGGCACGATGAATCCCGAAGAAGGAGATCTTCGTCCTCAACTGCTGGACCGGTTTGCTCTTTCAGTCGAAGTTAAGGGTGAGAAGGAGATCTCCCAAAGGGTTGAAGTGGTTCGAAGACGTATGGATTATGAGGCAGACCCTTATCAATTCATTCAGCGCTTCAGGTTGGAACAGGATTCATTGACCCGGCAAATCAGGCAGGCCAGAGAACGATTGCCCAAGCTGGAAGTTTCAGATGACATTATTCAGAAGGCAGCAGAAATTGCTTTAGCCCTTCAAGTGGACGGCCATCGTTCAGATATTACAATGATCAAGACAGCTGTCACTCTTGCGGCTTATAACAATAACGACAAGGTTGAACTCAGTGATCTTTATTATGCCGCAATGCTTGCAATGCCGCATCGGCTCAAACGTATTCCCTTTGGGGAATTGGAAGACAGTACAGACAAAATTCACAGTGTTCTTCATAGCCTTGGGTTAGCAAGCCTATGA
- a CDS encoding type B 50S ribosomal protein L31 codes for MRQGIHPKYEKVIFLDASVGFSFLSASTRSSSETMEWEDGQTYPVIRVDSSSASHPFYTGRQKHTETGGRVDKFNQRLNAHKERNNASQ; via the coding sequence ATGAGACAAGGCATCCATCCCAAGTACGAGAAGGTAATTTTTTTAGATGCAAGCGTCGGTTTTTCATTCCTTAGCGCTTCAACCAGAAGCTCTTCTGAAACAATGGAGTGGGAGGATGGGCAAACTTATCCGGTAATCCGTGTAGATTCAAGCTCAGCCTCACACCCATTTTATACTGGTAGACAGAAGCATACTGAAACTGGCGGACGCGTTGATAAGTTTAACCAGCGTTTGAATGCGCATAAAGAACGGAATAACGCTTCTCAATAA
- a CDS encoding ABC transporter substrate-binding protein, which yields MNIRVKSIVALMIAGMFALTGCGVNQGNNQSAASQTTASSDPLQTPEVTPAPEVKSEFLTFTDSEERTVTLKSQPQRIVVMSPEILNMLYAIGGTVVGRADATDIDIPAGAEQAESVGQVSEVSTEKLVALAPDLVIGQPRFHRDLAQTLESSGIPLALMQVSSYDQISTTLKLLGTIAGKEEAAKQAAAALDQRVGEIKDKIPEKQLTFANLNVTPGSVSIQRTGTIGLDIAKSLNMVNIAEQMEADAKSPTTVPYSLEKLVEQDPDYIFLIIHGSRAAGQKKIKTDMESNPAWSSLTAVKEKHVIIVPSSLFLTNPGLNYDKSLTYLAQYVYPDIFGTPVQEEASETSGKSAHGK from the coding sequence ATGAATATAAGAGTTAAATCCATAGTTGCTTTAATGATTGCCGGCATGTTTGCATTAACAGGTTGCGGAGTTAACCAGGGCAATAATCAATCCGCTGCCTCTCAGACCACTGCCTCCAGCGATCCTCTACAGACTCCTGAAGTTACTCCTGCACCAGAGGTGAAGAGTGAATTTCTGACTTTTACAGATAGCGAGGAGCGTACAGTCACCCTTAAAAGCCAGCCGCAGCGGATTGTAGTCATGTCGCCTGAAATCTTGAACATGCTGTATGCCATTGGGGGAACGGTAGTTGGAAGAGCTGATGCAACAGACATTGATATTCCGGCAGGCGCGGAACAGGCTGAAAGCGTGGGACAGGTATCTGAAGTCAGCACTGAAAAATTAGTGGCGCTTGCCCCAGATCTCGTTATCGGCCAGCCAAGATTCCATAGAGATTTGGCACAAACATTGGAGAGCAGCGGTATTCCCCTTGCTCTAATGCAGGTTTCTTCCTATGACCAAATATCAACGACATTGAAATTGCTCGGTACCATTGCAGGCAAAGAAGAAGCAGCCAAACAGGCAGCAGCCGCTTTGGATCAACGAGTAGGAGAGATTAAAGATAAAATCCCCGAGAAGCAACTGACCTTTGCCAACCTGAATGTAACACCAGGGTCTGTTTCTATCCAGCGCACAGGAACCATTGGTCTGGATATTGCCAAGAGCTTGAATATGGTTAACATTGCCGAGCAGATGGAAGCAGATGCAAAGAGCCCGACGACGGTTCCATACAGTTTGGAAAAGCTTGTTGAGCAGGATCCTGACTACATATTCCTGATCATTCACGGCAGCAGAGCTGCCGGTCAGAAAAAAATCAAAACAGACATGGAAAGCAACCCAGCTTGGAGCTCGCTGACAGCAGTGAAAGAAAAGCATGTAATCATTGTTCCTTCTTCTTTATTTTTGACCAACCCGGGCTTGAATTATGATAAATCATTAACTTATTTGGCCCAATATGTTTACCCTGATATTTTTGGAACACCTGTACAGGAAGAAGCTTCCGAAACTTCAGGCAAATCTGCTCATGGAAAATAA
- a CDS encoding iron ABC transporter permease gives MENKHIQSGEVNLRDKPAYALVMIALFAVTALGAIIFGISVGAVKVPLQDLIRYVFDPDFEGPLRNIVWNIRIPRVIVGVFVGAGLAVSGSLLQGVMRNPLADPHIIGVSSGAGLFGIFVMIVLPQFEYLLTPVAFVGASAAAAIIYVLAWKDGVQPVRIVLAGVAVSAFLGSGISGLMIFYSDRVQSALVFMVGGLAAKSWPHVQIIGPYALIGILLAGFGAKKMNLLMLGDSAARNLGVRVEWLRLGMTAVATLLAASSVSVAGLLGFVGLIVPHAARLVIGTDYRFLVPASALLGAAVITFCDTIARIVWAPTELPVGIIMGALGAPFFLYLLRRKAA, from the coding sequence ATGGAAAATAAACATATTCAATCAGGCGAAGTTAATCTCCGGGATAAACCTGCCTATGCGCTTGTAATGATTGCCCTCTTTGCCGTTACGGCATTGGGGGCTATCATTTTTGGCATCTCTGTCGGGGCTGTAAAGGTTCCTTTACAGGACCTGATCCGATATGTGTTTGATCCGGACTTTGAAGGTCCGCTCCGCAATATAGTATGGAATATACGAATTCCCAGAGTCATTGTCGGAGTGTTTGTAGGTGCAGGACTTGCAGTTTCAGGATCTTTGCTGCAGGGGGTAATGCGCAACCCTTTAGCCGATCCGCACATTATCGGTGTATCCAGCGGTGCTGGCCTTTTTGGCATCTTTGTAATGATTGTGCTGCCTCAATTTGAATACTTATTGACGCCTGTAGCTTTTGTCGGGGCATCTGCAGCCGCCGCTATTATTTATGTTTTAGCCTGGAAGGATGGGGTCCAGCCTGTAAGGATTGTACTTGCTGGCGTGGCAGTTTCCGCTTTTCTCGGCTCAGGCATATCGGGTCTAATGATCTTTTACAGTGACCGTGTACAAAGCGCACTTGTATTTATGGTCGGCGGGTTGGCGGCCAAAAGCTGGCCGCATGTTCAAATAATTGGACCTTATGCGTTAATTGGAATTCTGTTAGCTGGGTTTGGGGCCAAGAAGATGAACCTGCTTATGCTCGGGGACTCGGCAGCCCGTAATTTGGGAGTTCGTGTGGAGTGGTTAAGATTGGGAATGACTGCCGTTGCCACGCTGCTTGCGGCAAGTTCGGTCAGTGTAGCAGGCTTGTTAGGCTTTGTCGGACTAATTGTCCCACATGCAGCACGTCTTGTAATAGGTACCGATTACCGGTTCCTGGTCCCTGCTTCTGCACTGCTTGGGGCTGCTGTAATTACATTTTGTGATACCATTGCCCGTATCGTATGGGCTCCAACTGAGCTCCCCGTAGGCATTATTATGGGTGCACTTGGCGCTCCGTTCTTTCTGTATTTGTTGAGGAGGAAAGCGGCATGA
- a CDS encoding cobaltochelatase subunit CobN gives MKLVLFTASQAVVRDLSEVYSELSDQQKQELDLSVFPMEQRVTDHVSMIISKAIQQADFIIHDPHGMSVGAIQQLLAVCSSLQAHQVAVGGNVEQIRSLISLGTLKAADLQRGAMQLTDKKQRDYEALQRIRNYWQGSKKENIRNLLYFVMQEYGDGNNVWPVPAEPALLHGVNLYDVANSKGYDDELAYWKANGGDASKPTIAMLFMESSYPMDTHHIVIDIATRLKQHANVLQIAFSSITGVDVNRLRKLLIHGGASGGKVNLIVNFIPFRLGAGPVGGDSSAVIRLLEELQAPLLHPFFLTRKDRTDWENALEGLSPSEFMVQMMLPELDGSIDMLPIAALGMGGVDDNLGVSWKELQLIEDRAGRLTSRIVRWLTLQTKKTQEKKLAIIGYNYPPGEGNLFGGSFLDTFQSISRILTALKKQGYDVEEMTAEELRDTMLGGGLINSAMWSSDLTSSAMLRFPSQLYHGTVNTERAAKMLKQWGKAPGEIMSWDDDFLIPGFINGNIFIGLQPSRGIHEDQEKSYHDKSLLPPHQYLAFYEYLREQFQADAFLHVGTHGTLEFMEGKEAGMSGDCLPDELIADIPHFYYYYLGNPSEAMIAKRRSHAVLVSYQSPPFVDGELYGEFLRLDELLHSHRQAERLSPNQCPDIAEQIRQCAAELHLDGQDLDRVEGELYRMRRSLIPKGLHVLGEGYSTQGAADHLKFVLRHDRQEARSLAHLAAEGHGWNYDALLKMGRIEKLIQLDTEVAEYIAEFIHSGQIPPPPAGLKCKEDWVHTWEFGRQVYEASLQNFELEQLIRGLDGKYIPVKLAGDVVRHPDILPSGYNLVQFDPRSVPSDTAVRRGADLADNTIDLYYKQYGQYPVTTAVVMWGLETSRTQGETFGQILSYLGIRISGRNRFNQPEYKIIPLHELGRPRLNVVVNICGFFRDMFPNLVETLNYLFSLVAGMDEAEEDNRFKKHTQNLYQHLQEKGFDKEDAWDLACARVFGPPEGEYGTRVNKLIETKSWSEESELGKSFSESLKYVYSGKYRGRNISNLFETNLTAVDIVSQVRSNHEHEVTDLDHYYEYFGGLSKSVELAKGTRPEIFISDTTGEKVMTEEVAKSIQRGLQTRLLNPKWIDGLLEHSYHGTQKIAQRFENMLGLAATTNKVESWMFSSLHETYVADEERSRQLENNNSWSYHHLLETLLECHQRGYWTASEEELEQLQNRFMELEGEMEEID, from the coding sequence ATGAAGCTGGTTTTATTCACCGCCTCACAGGCGGTTGTCCGCGACTTGTCAGAAGTATATAGCGAACTTTCAGACCAGCAGAAACAGGAACTTGATCTTTCTGTATTTCCTATGGAGCAAAGAGTAACAGATCATGTTTCTATGATCATATCGAAAGCCATCCAACAGGCAGATTTTATTATTCACGATCCCCATGGCATGTCAGTGGGTGCGATTCAGCAATTGCTTGCAGTCTGTTCAAGCTTACAGGCACATCAGGTTGCGGTAGGCGGAAATGTAGAACAGATTCGCAGTTTGATTTCACTAGGGACGTTAAAAGCTGCGGATTTACAGAGGGGGGCCATGCAGCTCACGGACAAGAAGCAGCGGGATTATGAGGCTTTGCAGCGGATACGAAACTATTGGCAGGGTTCTAAGAAAGAGAACATCCGAAACTTACTATACTTTGTAATGCAAGAATATGGAGATGGTAATAACGTGTGGCCTGTTCCAGCAGAGCCGGCACTTTTACATGGTGTAAATCTTTATGATGTTGCCAATTCTAAAGGATATGATGATGAATTAGCATACTGGAAAGCAAACGGGGGTGATGCTTCCAAACCTACTATAGCCATGCTGTTCATGGAATCCTCCTATCCTATGGACACGCATCATATTGTAATTGACATTGCCACCAGATTAAAGCAGCATGCAAACGTACTTCAAATTGCTTTTTCCTCCATCACGGGTGTCGATGTAAACCGGCTTCGAAAGCTGCTTATTCATGGAGGAGCCAGCGGCGGCAAAGTTAATCTAATAGTCAATTTCATTCCTTTCCGGCTCGGGGCAGGACCGGTAGGGGGAGATTCGTCAGCGGTAATCCGGCTGCTTGAGGAACTCCAAGCGCCCTTACTTCATCCGTTCTTTTTAACAAGGAAGGATCGTACCGATTGGGAAAATGCTCTGGAGGGCTTATCCCCTTCGGAATTTATGGTTCAAATGATGCTGCCAGAGCTTGATGGTTCTATTGACATGCTCCCGATCGCGGCACTGGGAATGGGAGGCGTCGATGACAATCTCGGGGTTTCCTGGAAGGAGCTGCAGCTGATTGAAGATAGAGCAGGCCGGTTAACAAGCCGTATTGTACGTTGGCTCACCCTGCAAACCAAAAAAACCCAAGAAAAAAAGTTGGCCATTATTGGTTACAACTATCCGCCTGGAGAGGGCAATTTGTTTGGCGGTTCTTTTCTGGATACATTCCAGTCCATCTCCCGGATATTAACCGCACTCAAAAAGCAAGGATATGATGTTGAAGAGATGACCGCTGAAGAGCTTCGCGACACCATGCTGGGAGGAGGTTTGATAAACTCTGCTATGTGGTCAAGCGATCTGACATCTTCTGCAATGCTGCGTTTTCCAAGCCAGCTTTACCATGGCACCGTGAATACGGAACGGGCTGCAAAAATGCTTAAACAATGGGGTAAAGCTCCTGGAGAAATTATGTCGTGGGACGATGACTTTCTGATTCCCGGATTTATCAACGGAAATATCTTTATTGGGTTGCAACCTTCCCGGGGTATACATGAAGATCAGGAAAAATCTTACCATGACAAATCGTTGTTGCCTCCGCATCAATATTTAGCATTTTATGAATACTTACGAGAACAATTCCAGGCCGATGCTTTTCTGCATGTTGGCACGCATGGCACTTTGGAATTTATGGAAGGTAAGGAGGCTGGGATGTCAGGAGACTGCCTGCCTGATGAACTGATCGCGGATATTCCCCACTTTTACTATTACTATCTCGGAAACCCGTCGGAAGCCATGATCGCCAAACGCAGAAGCCATGCGGTGCTGGTCAGTTATCAATCTCCTCCGTTTGTAGATGGCGAATTATACGGGGAGTTTCTGCGATTGGATGAGCTGCTTCACAGTCACCGGCAGGCCGAACGCCTTAGTCCTAATCAATGCCCCGATATCGCAGAACAGATCCGCCAGTGTGCCGCCGAGCTGCATTTAGATGGACAGGACCTAGATCGTGTAGAAGGTGAGCTATATCGCATGCGGCGTTCTCTGATTCCCAAAGGACTTCATGTGCTGGGAGAAGGATATAGTACTCAAGGCGCTGCCGATCATTTAAAGTTTGTACTCAGGCATGATCGCCAGGAAGCACGCTCCCTTGCTCATTTGGCTGCAGAAGGACACGGCTGGAATTATGATGCGTTGCTTAAAATGGGGCGCATCGAGAAGTTAATACAGCTGGATACAGAAGTTGCTGAATATATAGCTGAATTTATCCATTCTGGGCAAATCCCTCCTCCACCTGCGGGATTAAAATGTAAGGAAGATTGGGTGCATACATGGGAATTCGGGCGACAAGTCTATGAGGCATCACTTCAAAACTTTGAGCTTGAGCAGCTTATACGCGGGTTAGACGGTAAATACATTCCAGTCAAGCTGGCAGGTGATGTTGTGCGTCACCCCGATATTTTACCCTCCGGATATAACCTGGTGCAATTCGACCCCCGTTCGGTTCCGAGCGATACAGCTGTCCGCAGAGGGGCTGATCTGGCTGATAATACAATAGATCTCTATTATAAGCAGTACGGACAGTATCCTGTCACAACCGCTGTTGTTATGTGGGGGCTGGAAACCTCCAGAACACAAGGAGAAACATTTGGTCAAATACTGAGTTATCTTGGCATCCGTATATCAGGCCGGAATAGGTTCAACCAGCCTGAGTATAAAATAATTCCTTTACACGAGCTTGGCAGACCCCGGCTGAACGTTGTAGTCAATATTTGCGGTTTTTTCCGGGATATGTTCCCTAACTTGGTTGAAACGCTAAATTACTTATTCTCCCTGGTTGCAGGAATGGATGAGGCTGAGGAAGACAATAGATTTAAGAAGCATACCCAGAACCTGTACCAGCATCTTCAGGAAAAAGGCTTTGATAAAGAGGACGCGTGGGATCTTGCCTGTGCCCGCGTGTTTGGTCCTCCTGAAGGCGAATATGGGACAAGGGTTAACAAGCTGATTGAAACTAAAAGCTGGTCTGAGGAATCAGAGCTTGGAAAAAGCTTTAGTGAGAGCTTGAAATATGTCTACAGTGGTAAATACCGGGGCCGCAATATTAGCAACCTTTTTGAGACAAATCTGACTGCAGTTGATATCGTTTCACAGGTGCGCAGCAATCACGAGCATGAAGTTACTGATCTGGATCACTATTATGAATATTTTGGCGGTTTGTCCAAGTCGGTAGAGCTCGCCAAGGGCACCCGCCCAGAAATTTTCATTTCGGATACAACCGGTGAAAAAGTAATGACAGAAGAAGTCGCCAAATCTATTCAAAGAGGATTGCAGACACGTCTGTTGAACCCTAAATGGATTGATGGACTGCTAGAGCATTCTTACCATGGTACCCAAAAGATTGCACAGCGCTTTGAAAATATGTTAGGACTAGCTGCTACAACGAACAAGGTGGAGTCCTGGATGTTTTCATCTCTGCATGAGACCTATGTTGCCGATGAAGAACGGAGCAGACAACTGGAAAACAACAACAGCTGGTCATATCATCATTTGCTTGAGACTCTGCTTGAATGCCATCAGCGCGGCTATTGGACTGCATCGGAGGAAGAGCTGGAGCAGCTACAGAACCGGTTTATGGAGCTTGAGGGTGAGATGGAAGAGATCGATTGA